One genomic window of Gammaproteobacteria bacterium CG11_big_fil_rev_8_21_14_0_20_46_22 includes the following:
- the ubiA gene encoding 4-hydroxybenzoate octaprenyltransferase (catalyzes the conversion of 4-Hydroxybenzoate into 3-octaprenyl-4-hydroxybenzoate, as part of the ubiquinone biosynthesis pathway), protein MIRHYLALTRFDKPIGSLLLLWPTLTALFLAAQGRPSAKNLVIFTLGVFLMRSAGCIVNDLLDRKLDRHVARTQNRPLAANQISPTQAVILLAILLLGALLLVLPTNAETILLAFVALAMTLAYPLMKRYTHWPQAWLGACFNFGIIMAFSASNKPLGLSCWLLYAANIVFTVAYDTFYAMVDRDDDIKIGIKSTAVLFGDNDRRYIAIFHIVYLLLIVIVSQITSLNHWFDFGLALAIASLAYQHTITRHRKKTDFFKAFLNSHYTLLAIFLGVYLSLLPY, encoded by the coding sequence ATGATACGACACTACCTCGCCCTCACCCGCTTTGACAAACCCATCGGCAGCCTATTGCTACTCTGGCCCACATTAACAGCACTTTTTTTGGCCGCACAGGGGCGACCCAGCGCCAAGAACCTCGTTATCTTCACACTGGGTGTATTTTTAATGCGCTCAGCCGGCTGCATTGTGAATGATCTCTTGGATCGAAAGCTTGATCGCCACGTGGCCCGCACCCAAAACCGCCCGCTGGCCGCGAATCAAATATCACCCACTCAAGCAGTGATCTTACTCGCGATATTATTACTCGGCGCCTTGCTGCTGGTGTTACCAACCAATGCCGAAACGATACTGCTGGCCTTCGTCGCACTGGCCATGACATTGGCCTACCCCTTAATGAAACGCTACACGCATTGGCCACAAGCCTGGTTGGGGGCGTGCTTTAACTTTGGTATCATCATGGCGTTTAGCGCTTCGAACAAACCTTTAGGCTTAAGCTGCTGGTTACTGTACGCAGCCAACATCGTTTTCACCGTGGCTTATGACACCTTTTACGCCATGGTTGACCGCGACGACGACATCAAAATCGGCATCAAATCCACGGCTGTTTTGTTTGGCGATAACGATCGCCGGTACATCGCCATCTTCCACATCGTCTACCTATTACTCATCGTGATCGTCAGCCAAATAACATCACTCAATCATTGGTTTGACTTTGGCCTAGCACTCGCCATTGCAAGCTTAGCGTATCAGCACACCATCACCCGCCACCGCAAGAAAACAGACTTCTTCAAGGCTTTCTTGAACAGCCATTACACACTGCTGGCGATTTTTTTGGGCGTATACTTAAGCCTATTACCCTATTAA